From one Mucilaginibacter inviolabilis genomic stretch:
- the tsaE gene encoding tRNA (adenosine(37)-N6)-threonylcarbamoyltransferase complex ATPase subunit type 1 TsaE → MLITVQSLADLPAAAETIIAHAANNRIFLFYGDMGAGKTTLIKSLCSFLGTADAVTSPTFAIVNEYQGPKDKIYHFDFYRLKDQTEALDMGYEEYFYAGAYCFIEWPEKIPDLLPDHYTRISIKAVNDGSREITVENF, encoded by the coding sequence GTGTTAATAACTGTTCAATCACTGGCAGATCTGCCTGCCGCCGCCGAAACGATCATTGCTCATGCAGCCAATAACAGGATCTTTCTTTTTTATGGCGATATGGGCGCCGGCAAAACAACCCTGATCAAAAGCCTGTGCAGCTTTTTAGGCACTGCCGATGCCGTTACCAGTCCTACGTTTGCTATTGTGAACGAATATCAGGGGCCAAAGGATAAAATATATCATTTTGATTTTTATCGGCTTAAAGATCAAACAGAAGCGCTGGATATGGGTTATGAAGAATACTTTTATGCAGGTGCTTATTGCTTTATTGAATGGCCCGAAAAGATACCCGATCTGCTGCCAGATCATTATACCCGCATCAGTATAAAAGCCGTAAATGATGGTTCACGGGAGATTACGGTTGAAAATTTTTAG
- a CDS encoding alanine dehydrogenase yields MSSGIYSGFSDVAKQAMMQPQESMLEVKSKKNKLYIGIPKEVSFQENRIPLTPLSVALLVNNGHDVILESNAGQAANFSDKDYSEQGARIVYDTKSVYHDADIIIKIAPPVMPEIELMKPGQILISALQLATLKAECLHALMAKKITALSFEHLRDEGNTLSVVRAMSEIVGATSILIAAEYLSNVFDGKGLMLGGITGVPPTEIVILGAGTVGEYAARTAISLGAEVKVFDPSIYKLRRLQNNIGSRVFTSVVQPIVLEKAITTCDVAIGAMRAEDGRSPCIISEATVSRMKRDSVIIDVSIDQGGCFETSEVTNHTHPVFRKHDVIHYCVPNIASRVARTATYALTNIFAPILLDIGDQGGIKNVIWQKSGVRNAVYIYHGHLTNKHIGERFTIPCKDLDLLIVSHR; encoded by the coding sequence ATGAGTTCAGGGATATACAGTGGGTTTTCGGACGTTGCCAAGCAGGCAATGATGCAGCCTCAGGAGTCGATGCTGGAGGTTAAAAGCAAAAAGAACAAGTTATACATCGGCATTCCAAAAGAGGTTTCTTTCCAGGAAAACCGCATACCCTTAACTCCGCTGTCGGTAGCTTTATTGGTTAATAACGGGCACGATGTTATTTTAGAAAGTAACGCCGGCCAGGCAGCCAATTTTTCTGATAAGGATTATAGCGAACAGGGCGCCCGTATTGTTTACGATACCAAATCTGTTTATCATGATGCCGATATCATCATTAAAATAGCCCCTCCGGTAATGCCCGAAATTGAGTTGATGAAGCCTGGGCAAATATTGATATCAGCCTTGCAATTGGCTACGCTCAAGGCCGAATGCCTGCACGCGCTGATGGCTAAAAAAATTACCGCGCTCAGCTTTGAACATTTACGCGATGAGGGTAATACCTTGAGTGTAGTACGTGCTATGAGCGAAATTGTTGGCGCCACATCCATATTGATAGCGGCCGAATATTTAAGCAACGTATTTGATGGCAAAGGCCTGATGCTGGGCGGCATTACCGGTGTACCCCCTACCGAAATTGTGATCCTGGGAGCCGGCACCGTTGGCGAATATGCTGCCCGTACCGCTATATCCCTGGGGGCCGAAGTGAAAGTTTTTGATCCATCCATATACAAGCTTCGCCGCCTGCAGAATAATATAGGCAGCCGGGTTTTTACCTCGGTAGTGCAGCCCATTGTGCTCGAGAAAGCCATTACCACCTGCGATGTAGCCATAGGCGCCATGCGGGCCGAAGACGGGCGCAGCCCATGTATTATTTCCGAAGCAACGGTAAGTCGCATGAAACGCGATTCGGTGATTATCGATGTCAGTATCGATCAGGGCGGTTGTTTTGAAACATCTGAGGTTACCAATCATACCCACCCGGTTTTCCGCAAACACGATGTTATCCACTATTGCGTACCCAATATAGCCTCGCGTGTAGCCCGTACAGCTACTTACGCACTTACCAACATATTTGCCCCCATACTGCTGGATATCGGCGATCAGGGCGGTATTAAAAACGTAATATGGCAAAAATCGGGTGTGCGTAACGCGGTATATATTTATCATGGGCATTTAACCAATAAACATATCGGCGAACGTTTTACCATCCCCTGTAAAGACCTGGACCTGCTTATCGTGTCGCACCGGTAA
- a CDS encoding M15 family metallopeptidase — MPRYIMVLFFVLAGINASAQHYKYIDSTKISGMARYKKQVKANPDKQLVEIKRYIPQIALDIRYATTNNFMHRRMYQQAKAYARLPVVKALQQVEADLQTRGLGLKIYDAYRPYSVTVKFYEMTTDTNFVANPRRGSKHNRGCAVDLSLIDLKTGKELDMPTPFDSFSKKAAASYPTLSKKQLDNRELLKTIMQAHGFTVLKTEWWHYDFNGWANYELLDVPFSGI; from the coding sequence ATGCCTCGATATATCATGGTACTGTTTTTTGTTTTGGCTGGTATCAACGCCAGCGCGCAACATTATAAGTACATTGATAGTACCAAAATAAGCGGCATGGCCAGGTATAAAAAGCAGGTCAAAGCCAACCCCGATAAACAGCTGGTCGAGATTAAGCGATACATTCCACAGATCGCGCTGGACATCCGTTACGCTACCACCAACAACTTTATGCACAGGCGCATGTATCAGCAGGCTAAGGCCTATGCCCGCCTGCCCGTAGTAAAAGCGCTGCAACAGGTAGAAGCCGACCTGCAAACCCGTGGTCTAGGCCTGAAAATTTATGATGCTTATAGACCCTATTCGGTTACGGTTAAATTTTATGAGATGACCACAGATACCAATTTTGTGGCCAATCCGCGAAGAGGTTCCAAACATAACCGAGGATGTGCCGTGGATCTGAGCCTGATTGACCTGAAAACAGGAAAAGAGCTGGATATGCCTACTCCGTTTGACAGCTTTAGCAAAAAGGCCGCAGCCAGTTATCCCACCCTCAGCAAAAAACAATTGGATAATCGCGAATTATTAAAAACAATAATGCAGGCGCATGGCTTTACCGTATTGAAAACCGAATGGTGGCATTATGATTTTAACGGCTGGGCGAACTACGAATTGTTGGACGTGCCGTTTTCGGGGATTTAG
- a CDS encoding YihY/virulence factor BrkB family protein translates to MKFFSKEYLKRLWKILVATFSGFINDNGLKLSASLAYYTIFSIAPLLFLLIAVVGLIPIAKTDTLYQQIGTYVGANAANQIHSTVASLKLNGKSGFGFAVGIVTLLVGASSIFVEIQDSLNIIWRVKAKPKSGWIKLLRNRFVSFSLIISLGFLLLASLLVNFIIDAVGAKIEELLPALKLTKLLVQGVNLGVTLLVISVLFGIIFKFLPDVKIKWKDVRTGAFFTALLFMLGQYLIGLYIQYTAQGSVYGAAGSLIVILVWIYYTSAILYIGAEFTQVYAEASGSHIEPAEYAVHVQQTEVERHVKKLPAQNPELVKESKNLESKEQG, encoded by the coding sequence ATGAAATTTTTCAGTAAAGAATATTTAAAACGATTGTGGAAAATACTGGTAGCTACTTTTAGTGGCTTCATCAACGATAATGGTTTAAAACTGAGCGCGTCCCTGGCGTATTACACCATTTTTTCCATAGCGCCGCTGCTGTTTCTGCTTATTGCTGTGGTTGGTTTAATTCCTATTGCCAAAACAGATACGCTGTACCAGCAAATTGGTACCTATGTGGGTGCAAATGCAGCCAATCAAATACACAGTACGGTGGCAAGCCTTAAACTGAATGGTAAAAGCGGGTTTGGTTTTGCGGTAGGTATTGTAACCTTGCTGGTGGGTGCCAGCAGTATATTTGTGGAGATACAGGACTCGTTAAACATCATATGGCGTGTTAAAGCAAAACCCAAAAGCGGTTGGATTAAACTGCTCCGCAACCGTTTTGTGTCATTTTCATTGATCATCAGTTTAGGTTTTTTATTACTGGCGTCTTTGCTGGTTAACTTTATTATAGATGCAGTTGGTGCAAAAATAGAAGAGCTTTTACCTGCTCTAAAGCTTACAAAGCTATTGGTACAGGGTGTTAACCTGGGCGTAACGCTGTTGGTGATATCGGTTTTATTCGGTATTATATTTAAATTTTTGCCCGATGTAAAAATCAAGTGGAAGGATGTACGCACGGGTGCATTTTTTACCGCGCTGTTGTTTATGCTGGGACAATATCTGATAGGTTTATATATCCAATATACAGCACAAGGATCGGTGTACGGAGCCGCGGGCTCACTTATTGTTATCCTGGTGTGGATCTATTATACATCGGCCATATTATACATTGGCGCAGAGTTTACGCAGGTTTATGCCGAAGCCAGCGGCAGCCACATTGAACCTGCAGAATATGCCGTACATGTACAGCAAACCGAAGTGGAACGTCATGTGAAAAAATTGCCGGCTCAAAATCCAGAGCTGGTGAAGGAGAGCAAGAATCTGGAGAGCAAAGAACAAGGATAA
- a CDS encoding Bax inhibitor-1/YccA family protein, with translation METKDPEYVYKNVIQLNETDASRKFIANVFLWMFVALGLSAFCAFLFSQNQALYNMLRDPITGGNTGLGTIVMFAPLAFVLIISFGFNRLSYGVAALLFIAFSAVMGISLSYILKIYTEGSVLGVFLTTSAVFGIMAVAGYTTKTDLTKFGSIMMMGLFGIIIASVINMFMRSSQLEYIISYIGIAVFVGLTAYDVQKLKRIGAGIEYGDGSAGKMALLGGLTLYLDFINLFLMILRLFGRRR, from the coding sequence ATGGAAACTAAAGATCCTGAATACGTTTATAAAAACGTAATACAATTAAATGAAACAGACGCATCACGTAAATTCATAGCCAATGTGTTTTTATGGATGTTTGTAGCCCTGGGGCTTTCGGCCTTTTGCGCGTTTCTGTTTTCACAAAACCAGGCATTATACAATATGCTTAGAGATCCTATTACAGGTGGCAACACTGGTTTGGGTACTATAGTAATGTTTGCTCCCCTTGCCTTTGTGTTAATTATTTCATTTGGTTTTAACCGTTTGTCATATGGGGTTGCAGCGCTTTTGTTTATCGCCTTTTCGGCAGTTATGGGTATAAGTTTGAGTTACATACTCAAAATTTACACCGAAGGCTCGGTACTTGGCGTATTTTTAACTACTTCGGCGGTGTTTGGAATAATGGCTGTTGCCGGTTACACTACCAAAACGGATTTGACCAAGTTTGGGTCGATTATGATGATGGGCCTTTTCGGTATTATCATCGCGTCAGTTATTAACATGTTTATGCGTAGCAGTCAGCTGGAATATATCATTAGTTACATTGGTATTGCAGTTTTTGTAGGCTTAACAGCCTATGATGTGCAGAAGTTAAAACGCATAGGCGCTGGTATTGAATATGGCGATGGTTCGGCCGGTAAAATGGCCCTTCTGGGTGGCTTAACCTTATATCTTGATTTCATCAACCTTTTCCTGATGATCCTGCGTTTATTCGGCAGAAGAAGATAA
- the metH gene encoding methionine synthase, giving the protein MDIRKELEKRILVIDGAMGTMIQRYQLTEQDFRGERFKDHNSDLQGNNDLLNITRPDIIKAIHAEYLDAGADIIETNTFSTQVISLADYKLEELAYELSYEGARLAREVAEEYTTKNPAKPRFVAGAVGPTNRTASLSPDVNDPGYRAVTFDDLAEAYYDQVRGLVDGGSDLLLVETIFDTLNAKAALFAINRYANESGKHLPIMISGTITDASGRTLSGQTVEAFWNSVRHANLLSVGLNCALGAKEMRPHLAELSEKADVFISAYPNAGLPNEFGQYDETAHETAHQLDDFIKAGLVNIVGGCCGTTPEHIKCIAEKAAKYSPRIVPSVEPNLRLSGLEAVTITPESIFVNVGERTNITGSPKFSKLILAEDYEAALAVALQQVEGGAQVIDINMDEGMIDSEAVMVKFLNLVASEPDIAKLPIMIDSSKWTVIEAGLKCIQGKGIVNSISLKEGEDKFKEHARKILSYGAATVVMAFDETGQADSLQRRIEICKRSYDILVNEVGFPPQDIIFDPNILTVATGLEEHNNYAVDFIEATRWIKQNLPHAKVSGGVSNISFSFRGNNVVREAMHSAFLYHAIRAGMDMGIVNAGMLEVYQEIDKTLLELVEDVLLNRRDDATERLVEYADTIKSKGKEVVRDEEWRKGTVQERLSHALVKGIIEYLDADVEEARQTYSKPLEVIEGPLMDGMNIVGDLFGAGKMFLPQVVKSARVMKKAVAYLLPFIELEKQRVIDAGEDSSGNRANAGKILMATVKGDVHDIGKNIVGVVLACNNFEIIDLGVMVPAQKIIEEAKAQNVDIIGLSGLITPSLDEMVHFAKEMERNGFTIPLIVGGATTSRIHAAVKIDPNYSGPVIHGIDASRSVTMCSNLMSKDNRDAYIQSIKDEYAKAREAHLNKKSDKRFVTIDDARKSKFQISLDGDVAIKPTFTGTKVFESYPLEELVPYIDWTPFFHTWELRGSYPKIFTDKFIGDEAKKLYDDAQELLKRIVDQKLLRACGVIGFWPANSVGDDIELYTDESRTQLLTRIHTLRQQTEKMKGDPYYALSDFIAPKESGVPDYMGGFAVTTGLGCDELVAEFERDHDDYNSIMAKALADRLAEAFAEKMHELVRKEHWGYSKGEQLSNEDLIKEEYQGIRPAPGYPACPDHTEKTTLFDLLKAEDNAHMHLTESLAMMPAASVSGFYFAHPQARYFGLGKISKDQVEDYATRKKMDLETIERWLSPNINY; this is encoded by the coding sequence ATGGATATTAGAAAAGAACTAGAGAAACGCATACTGGTAATTGACGGGGCAATGGGTACCATGATACAACGGTACCAATTAACCGAGCAGGATTTTCGTGGGGAGCGTTTTAAAGATCACAACTCCGATCTGCAGGGAAATAACGACCTGCTGAACATTACACGCCCCGATATTATAAAGGCTATACATGCCGAATACCTGGATGCCGGTGCCGATATCATTGAAACCAATACTTTCAGCACACAAGTAATTTCCCTGGCCGATTATAAGCTGGAAGAGCTGGCCTACGAGCTAAGCTATGAAGGTGCACGCCTGGCCCGCGAAGTTGCCGAAGAATATACCACCAAAAATCCGGCTAAGCCCCGTTTTGTGGCTGGTGCTGTTGGGCCAACCAACCGTACGGCGTCATTATCACCAGATGTAAATGACCCGGGTTATCGCGCGGTAACATTTGATGATCTGGCCGAAGCTTATTATGACCAGGTACGTGGTTTGGTTGATGGAGGATCGGATTTATTGCTTGTAGAAACCATATTTGATACACTGAACGCCAAAGCGGCTCTGTTTGCTATCAATCGCTATGCAAATGAATCTGGCAAGCATCTGCCTATCATGATCTCGGGTACCATTACCGATGCTTCAGGTCGTACCCTATCAGGTCAAACGGTAGAGGCTTTCTGGAATTCGGTACGCCATGCCAACCTGCTTTCGGTAGGACTGAACTGTGCTTTGGGTGCCAAAGAGATGCGCCCTCACCTGGCCGAGCTTTCCGAAAAAGCGGATGTGTTTATATCAGCCTATCCCAATGCCGGCTTACCTAATGAGTTTGGGCAATATGACGAAACCGCTCACGAAACCGCCCATCAGCTGGATGATTTTATAAAAGCCGGATTGGTGAATATTGTAGGCGGTTGTTGTGGTACTACGCCCGAACATATTAAATGCATTGCCGAAAAGGCCGCTAAATATTCGCCAAGAATAGTTCCATCGGTTGAACCAAATCTACGTTTGAGCGGATTGGAAGCTGTTACCATAACCCCCGAAAGCATTTTTGTGAACGTGGGTGAGCGTACCAACATCACCGGGTCGCCCAAGTTCTCCAAGTTGATCCTGGCCGAAGATTATGAAGCTGCTCTGGCCGTGGCCTTGCAGCAGGTAGAAGGGGGTGCCCAGGTGATCGACATTAACATGGATGAGGGCATGATCGATTCGGAAGCAGTGATGGTGAAATTCCTGAACCTGGTAGCTTCCGAACCCGATATTGCCAAGCTGCCCATCATGATCGATTCCTCAAAATGGACGGTTATCGAAGCCGGATTAAAATGTATCCAGGGCAAGGGCATCGTGAATTCTATCTCCCTGAAAGAAGGCGAGGATAAGTTTAAAGAGCACGCCCGCAAAATATTAAGCTATGGCGCGGCCACAGTAGTAATGGCCTTTGACGAAACCGGTCAGGCCGACTCGCTGCAGCGCCGCATCGAGATCTGTAAACGCTCCTATGATATCCTGGTTAATGAAGTGGGTTTCCCGCCTCAGGACATCATATTCGATCCCAATATATTAACCGTAGCCACCGGCCTCGAAGAACATAATAATTACGCGGTGGATTTTATTGAAGCTACCCGCTGGATAAAACAAAACCTGCCGCATGCCAAAGTAAGCGGCGGGGTAAGTAATATCTCCTTCTCCTTCAGGGGCAACAATGTGGTGCGCGAGGCTATGCACTCCGCATTTTTATACCACGCCATCAGGGCGGGTATGGACATGGGCATTGTGAATGCCGGTATGCTGGAGGTTTATCAGGAAATTGATAAAACCCTGTTGGAACTGGTTGAGGATGTGCTGCTGAATCGTCGCGATGATGCTACCGAACGCCTGGTAGAATATGCCGATACCATCAAAAGTAAAGGAAAAGAGGTGGTGCGCGACGAAGAGTGGCGCAAAGGTACCGTTCAGGAACGACTTTCACACGCATTAGTAAAGGGCATCATTGAATATCTGGACGCTGATGTGGAAGAGGCCAGGCAAACTTACAGCAAGCCGCTGGAGGTGATAGAAGGCCCGTTGATGGATGGCATGAACATCGTAGGCGACTTGTTTGGGGCCGGTAAAATGTTTTTACCCCAGGTAGTAAAATCGGCCCGTGTAATGAAAAAAGCGGTGGCCTATCTGCTGCCATTTATCGAGCTCGAAAAACAAAGGGTTATTGATGCCGGTGAAGATTCCAGCGGAAACCGGGCCAATGCCGGTAAAATATTAATGGCCACCGTTAAAGGCGATGTGCATGATATCGGCAAAAATATTGTAGGTGTAGTTTTGGCCTGTAATAACTTCGAGATCATTGACCTGGGCGTAATGGTGCCAGCGCAAAAGATCATTGAAGAAGCCAAAGCGCAGAATGTAGATATTATAGGGCTAAGCGGACTGATCACTCCTTCGCTCGACGAAATGGTGCACTTTGCCAAGGAAATGGAGCGTAACGGTTTTACTATTCCGTTAATTGTGGGTGGTGCCACCACATCGCGTATCCATGCCGCTGTGAAAATCGACCCGAATTATTCAGGCCCGGTAATCCATGGTATAGATGCTTCACGAAGTGTGACGATGTGCAGTAACTTAATGAGTAAGGATAACCGCGATGCCTACATCCAAAGTATAAAAGACGAGTATGCCAAAGCCCGCGAAGCACATCTGAACAAAAAATCAGATAAGCGGTTTGTGACTATTGATGATGCCCGCAAATCAAAATTCCAGATCAGTCTGGATGGTGACGTAGCTATAAAACCAACGTTTACCGGCACCAAAGTATTTGAATCGTACCCGCTGGAAGAGTTGGTGCCCTATATCGACTGGACACCGTTTTTCCATACCTGGGAGTTGCGCGGCAGCTACCCTAAAATATTTACCGATAAGTTTATAGGCGATGAAGCTAAAAAACTGTATGATGATGCACAGGAATTGCTGAAAAGAATTGTAGATCAGAAACTGCTGAGAGCCTGTGGAGTGATTGGTTTTTGGCCAGCTAACAGTGTGGGCGACGATATTGAGTTGTACACCGACGAAAGCCGTACACAATTGTTAACCCGCATACATACCCTGCGCCAGCAAACCGAAAAAATGAAAGGCGATCCTTACTATGCCCTGTCAGATTTTATCGCCCCAAAAGAAAGCGGAGTGCCCGATTATATGGGCGGTTTTGCCGTAACAACAGGTTTGGGTTGTGATGAACTGGTAGCCGAGTTTGAGCGCGACCATGACGATTATAACAGCATTATGGCCAAAGCCCTGGCCGATCGCCTGGCTGAAGCCTTTGCCGAAAAAATGCACGAATTGGTACGTAAGGAACATTGGGGCTACTCAAAAGGCGAACAGTTAAGCAACGAAGACCTGATCAAAGAAGAATACCAGGGTATTCGTCCGGCACCAGGCTATCCTGCCTGCCCGGATCATACCGAGAAAACCACCTTGTTTGATCTGCTCAAGGCCGAAGATAATGCTCACATGCACCTCACCGAAAGCCTGGCTATGATGCCGGCAGCCTCGGTAAGCGGCTTCTATTTTGCACATCCACAAGCCCGATATTTTGGCCTGGGCAAGATTAGTAAGGATCAGGTAGAAGATTACGCTACCCGTAAGAAAATGGATCTTGAAACGATTGAACGCTGGCTTAGTCCGAATATAAATTATTGA
- the metF gene encoding methylenetetrahydrofolate reductase [NAD(P)H], giving the protein MKITEHIANAAGKTLFSFELIPPLKGQSIQGIYNAIDPLMEFKPPFIDVTSLREDYIYKQHSNGLLEKLSYRKRPGTIAICAAIMNRYKVDTVPHLLCGGFTRDETENALIELEFLGIENVLVLRGDARSSDSSFVPTPNGHAYATDLLQQVVNMNNGVYLHEDYDNIAKTNFCIGVAGYPEKHFEAPNLKTDFKYLKQKVDMGASFIVTQMFFDNQKYFDFVNNCRANGITVPIIPGLKPITTSKQLTGLAKTFHIDMPEDLCDAIHACKSEKDVKDMGIEWMINQCKELVKFGVPVLHFYTMSNAGPTKRIAEAIF; this is encoded by the coding sequence ATGAAAATAACCGAACATATTGCTAACGCTGCAGGCAAAACACTTTTTTCTTTTGAATTGATACCTCCTTTAAAAGGGCAAAGCATACAAGGCATTTACAATGCTATCGATCCGCTAATGGAGTTTAAGCCGCCTTTTATTGATGTAACCTCGCTGCGCGAGGATTATATTTATAAGCAGCACTCCAATGGTTTGCTGGAAAAACTGAGTTATCGAAAACGCCCGGGTACCATCGCTATTTGTGCGGCTATCATGAACCGGTATAAGGTAGATACCGTTCCGCATTTACTGTGTGGCGGTTTTACCCGTGATGAAACGGAGAATGCATTGATTGAACTGGAGTTTTTGGGTATCGAAAATGTGCTGGTATTACGTGGCGATGCCCGTAGCAGCGATTCGTCGTTTGTGCCAACCCCTAACGGACATGCTTATGCTACCGATCTGTTGCAGCAGGTAGTGAACATGAACAACGGCGTTTATTTGCATGAGGATTATGATAACATCGCCAAAACCAATTTCTGTATTGGTGTGGCAGGCTATCCCGAAAAGCATTTTGAGGCCCCAAATCTTAAAACCGACTTTAAATACCTCAAACAAAAGGTAGATATGGGTGCCAGCTTTATTGTTACCCAGATGTTTTTTGATAATCAGAAATATTTTGATTTTGTGAATAACTGCCGGGCCAATGGCATCACGGTGCCTATTATACCTGGGTTGAAACCTATTACCACCTCAAAACAATTAACAGGTTTGGCCAAAACTTTCCATATTGATATGCCCGAAGATTTGTGCGATGCCATTCATGCTTGTAAATCAGAAAAAGATGTAAAAGATATGGGGATTGAATGGATGATTAACCAATGTAAAGAACTGGTAAAATTTGGCGTACCTGTGTTACATTTTTATACCATGAGCAACGCCGGGCCAACTAAACGCATAGCCGAGGCGATATTTTAA
- a CDS encoding sensor histidine kinase yields MIRNQVELRTLHDQRQGDLMNAVFETQESERKRLAEDLHDSVGQVLSAIKLNMHRLDKNCINESSQPLLADTRRLIDESIQEIRNIIHNVLPPVLTDYGFLIALEALGNKVEQATRIKVRFEKKISDQRFPHEIELALYRIAQELFGNAIKHADATIIHLSVKQDGDFMVMEFKDNGVGFKLNEVKQGFGIKNLESRVQLINGEIDIISKPSAGTFTTIKLKIA; encoded by the coding sequence ATGATAAGGAATCAGGTAGAACTACGTACGCTGCATGATCAGCGGCAAGGCGATTTGATGAACGCTGTTTTTGAAACACAGGAAAGCGAACGCAAGCGCCTTGCCGAAGATCTGCATGATAGTGTGGGCCAGGTATTATCGGCCATCAAGCTTAATATGCACAGGTTGGATAAAAATTGCATCAACGAAAGTTCCCAGCCCCTGCTGGCCGATACCCGGAGACTTATTGACGAAAGTATCCAGGAAATACGCAATATTATCCACAATGTTTTGCCCCCGGTACTCACCGATTATGGTTTTCTGATAGCTTTGGAAGCCCTGGGCAATAAAGTAGAACAAGCCACACGTATTAAAGTACGGTTTGAAAAAAAAATAAGCGATCAGCGCTTCCCCCATGAAATTGAACTGGCATTATACCGTATAGCCCAGGAACTTTTTGGCAACGCCATTAAGCACGCCGATGCTACCATTATTCATTTATCGGTAAAGCAGGATGGTGATTTTATGGTGATGGAATTTAAAGATAATGGTGTTGGTTTTAAGTTAAATGAAGTAAAACAAGGTTTTGGTATCAAAAACCTGGAAAGCCGTGTTCAACTCATCAACGGCGAAATTGATATTATAAGCAAGCCGTCGGCAGGTACATTTACTACTATAAAACTAAAAATAGCATAA
- a CDS encoding response regulator transcription factor, whose amino-acid sequence MSTIKLGIIDDHKIFRNGLKATLEDCEDFDLILEASNGKELVGLLTDRSPDVLLMDIKMPEMDGIQTADYVHQHYKHIKILALSMFNEDKYIVDMMKAGASGYLLKNAEPEEIIEAISTVYHKGFYFNEHLSITLIKQLVTNEHSDSIPNNKADLNEREIEVLKLVCQEYSNQEIADKIFLSVRTVEGYRARLFEKTCSKNLVGLVIYAIKRGIISV is encoded by the coding sequence ATGAGTACGATAAAATTAGGCATTATTGATGATCATAAAATTTTCAGGAACGGATTAAAAGCAACGCTAGAAGATTGTGAGGATTTTGACCTGATATTAGAAGCATCAAATGGTAAAGAACTGGTGGGATTACTGACAGATAGATCTCCCGATGTGTTATTAATGGATATCAAAATGCCCGAAATGGATGGCATTCAGACGGCCGATTATGTGCATCAACACTATAAGCATATCAAAATTCTGGCGTTATCCATGTTTAATGAAGATAAATATATTGTGGATATGATGAAGGCCGGGGCATCAGGCTATCTCCTCAAAAATGCTGAACCGGAAGAGATCATTGAAGCAATATCTACTGTATATCATAAGGGGTTTTATTTTAATGAACACCTGTCTATAACGCTGATTAAGCAACTGGTTACCAATGAACACAGCGATAGTATTCCCAACAATAAAGCCGATCTTAACGAGCGTGAAATTGAGGTGCTGAAGCTGGTTTGCCAGGAATACTCCAACCAGGAAATAGCCGACAAAATATTTCTGAGTGTGCGAACTGTGGAGGGTTACCGGGCACGGCTGTTTGAAAAAACATGCTCAAAAAACCTGGTTGGCCTGGTTATATACGCCATTAAACGTGGTATAATCAGCGTATAG